The Actinocatenispora sera genome has a window encoding:
- a CDS encoding ABC transporter permease has protein sequence MSNAQYDGPGALSAIGGVRLIARRELATRLRAKSFLISTAIIVVFICGYLILMNFIQNSSSSSTIGLTHQTSALATPVTSAAEAAGQKVDIRTVSEQAGRKQVADGKLDALLVGTADAPKVVVKKTLSAGLTSTFHVLAQQQAFSQQIDQLGGDPSKVQQAMSTAQLPVQRLQSVDKYQVQRIVLGVIAVVLIYMSLMINGQAVAAGVIEEKSSRVVELLLATVRPWQLMAGKVLGIAVVGLVQMVIFAAVGVGLGLATGAFAIPAGLITGAALWAIVWYVIGFAMYAVMLAAAGALVSRQEDANAVVTPVIMLIVVPAVIGWSLIPANPDGMAGRVLSLIPLFSPMIMPMRISLGVAAPWEIAVSLVLSVALVVALVALAGRVYRNAVLRTGARVRLVDALRAA, from the coding sequence GTGAGCAACGCACAGTACGACGGACCGGGCGCACTGAGCGCCATCGGCGGGGTGCGGCTGATCGCGCGGCGCGAGCTCGCCACCCGGTTGCGGGCCAAGTCGTTCCTGATCAGTACGGCGATCATCGTCGTGTTCATCTGCGGCTACCTGATCCTGATGAACTTCATCCAGAACAGCTCGTCCAGCTCGACGATCGGGCTCACCCACCAGACCTCGGCCCTCGCGACGCCGGTCACCAGCGCCGCCGAGGCGGCCGGCCAGAAGGTCGACATCCGTACCGTCAGCGAGCAGGCGGGCCGCAAGCAGGTCGCCGACGGCAAGCTGGACGCACTGCTGGTCGGCACCGCCGACGCGCCGAAGGTCGTGGTGAAGAAGACCCTGTCCGCCGGGCTGACCAGCACCTTCCACGTGCTGGCCCAGCAGCAGGCGTTCAGCCAGCAGATCGACCAACTCGGCGGCGACCCGAGCAAGGTCCAGCAGGCGATGTCGACCGCGCAGCTGCCGGTGCAGCGGCTCCAGTCGGTCGACAAGTACCAGGTGCAGCGGATCGTGCTGGGCGTCATCGCGGTCGTGCTGATCTACATGTCGCTGATGATCAACGGCCAGGCGGTGGCGGCGGGGGTGATCGAGGAGAAGTCCAGCCGGGTGGTCGAGCTGCTGCTCGCCACCGTGCGGCCGTGGCAGCTGATGGCCGGCAAGGTTCTCGGCATCGCGGTCGTCGGACTGGTACAGATGGTGATCTTCGCCGCGGTCGGGGTCGGTCTCGGCCTCGCCACCGGCGCCTTCGCCATCCCGGCCGGGCTCATCACCGGGGCCGCGCTGTGGGCGATCGTCTGGTACGTCATCGGGTTCGCGATGTACGCGGTGATGCTCGCCGCGGCCGGCGCGCTGGTGTCCCGGCAGGAGGATGCGAACGCCGTGGTCACCCCGGTGATCATGCTGATCGTGGTACCGGCGGTGATCGGGTGGTCGCTGATCCCGGCGAACCCGGACGGCATGGCCGGCCGGGTGCTGTCGCTGATCCCGCTGTTCTCGCCGATGATCATGCCGATGCGGATCTCGCTCGGGGTGGCCGCGCCGTGGGAGATCGCGGTGTCGCTGGTGCTGTCGGTGGCGCTGGTGGTGGCGCTCGTCGCACTCGCCGGCCGGGTCTACCGCAACGCCGTGCTTCGCACCGGCGCCCGGGTACGCCTGGTCGACGCGCTGCGCGCCGCCTGA
- a CDS encoding sensor histidine kinase: MQNQRWRQVTAAAWRGLRQLLYGPDTPIRWPVGRGRWLRWAARIAVVAAIAVLYPVTMVTVLNAHRGEQSAIVLILAVVQLLPLVLALRYPLMGWRIGVLAALLAPAVRTAPVWGSWPWEPAQIPILAVAFVLAGLRYQRAVLWWMWAAMAGVLVVHVDAGNAPGGLAVLTIGAVLVDLIRSRLRAQRALVAETERTELEKARRAALEERTRIARELHDVVAHHMSLIVVQAQTAPYRRDDVSPGAAEELDSIAAQARSALVEMRRLLGVLRSDEDALRAPQPGLSDVDGLVAGGRRAGVRISYRAEGLEHRPPTAVQVCAYRLVQEALSNATRHAAGAPVDVTIEVTADRVRLRVHNGPGTRRGAGTGAGHGLVGMRERVALLGGDLHAGPDPDGGFTVVADLPVAEPSASPSDPPARSAARPSETSMPAAVGPEYDGGSGSPG; this comes from the coding sequence GTGCAGAACCAACGGTGGCGACAGGTGACCGCAGCGGCGTGGCGCGGGCTGCGGCAGCTGCTCTACGGGCCGGACACCCCGATCCGCTGGCCGGTCGGCCGCGGCCGCTGGCTGCGCTGGGCGGCCCGGATCGCCGTGGTGGCCGCCATCGCCGTGCTGTACCCGGTGACGATGGTCACGGTGCTGAACGCGCACCGCGGCGAGCAGAGCGCGATCGTCCTGATCCTTGCCGTGGTGCAACTGCTGCCGCTGGTACTCGCGCTGCGCTACCCGCTGATGGGCTGGCGGATCGGGGTGCTCGCGGCCCTGCTCGCGCCGGCGGTCCGCACGGCGCCCGTGTGGGGTTCCTGGCCGTGGGAGCCGGCCCAGATCCCGATCCTCGCGGTCGCGTTCGTTCTCGCCGGCCTGCGGTACCAGCGGGCGGTGCTGTGGTGGATGTGGGCGGCGATGGCCGGCGTACTGGTGGTGCACGTCGACGCCGGCAACGCGCCCGGCGGCCTCGCCGTACTGACCATCGGCGCGGTCCTGGTCGACCTGATCCGGTCGCGGTTGCGGGCCCAGCGGGCGCTGGTCGCCGAGACCGAGCGCACCGAACTGGAGAAGGCACGCCGGGCCGCGCTGGAGGAGCGCACCCGGATCGCCCGGGAACTGCACGACGTGGTGGCACACCACATGTCGTTGATCGTGGTCCAGGCGCAGACCGCGCCGTACCGGCGGGACGACGTCTCACCCGGCGCCGCCGAGGAACTCGACTCGATCGCCGCGCAGGCCCGCAGCGCGCTGGTCGAGATGCGCCGGCTGCTCGGGGTGCTGCGCAGCGACGAGGACGCGCTGCGGGCACCGCAACCCGGACTGTCCGATGTGGACGGACTGGTGGCCGGTGGTCGCCGCGCCGGGGTACGGATCTCCTACCGCGCCGAGGGACTGGAGCACCGGCCGCCCACCGCGGTACAGGTGTGCGCGTACCGGCTGGTGCAGGAGGCGCTGTCGAATGCGACCCGGCATGCCGCCGGCGCACCGGTCGACGTCACGATCGAGGTCACGGCCGACCGGGTCCGGCTGCGGGTGCACAACGGTCCCGGTACCCGCCGCGGTGCCGGCACCGGTGCCGGGCACGGCCTGGTCGGGATGCGGGAACGGGTCGCGTTGCTCGGCGGTGACCTGCACGCCGGGCCCGACCCCGACGGCGGCTTCACCGTCGTCGCCGACCTGCCGGTCGCCGAACCGTCAGCCTCTCCGTCGGATCCGCCGGCCCGGTCAGCCGCCCGGCCCTCAGAGACGTCGATGCCGGCGGCCGTCGGTCCGGAGTATGACGGGGGATCCGGCTCCCCGGGGTGA
- a CDS encoding transcriptional regulator, translating to MSVEPRFDATIHAPNRLRICALLDAVQSAEFATVQEKLDVSASVLSKHVAVLVDAGYVQQRRATRNTRQRVWLSLTDAGRSAYQGHVAALRAIVAGGTEPSGESAARH from the coding sequence ATGAGCGTGGAGCCCCGGTTCGACGCGACCATCCACGCGCCGAACCGGCTGCGCATCTGCGCGCTGCTCGACGCCGTGCAGTCGGCCGAGTTCGCCACCGTGCAGGAGAAGCTCGACGTCTCCGCATCGGTGCTGAGCAAGCACGTCGCGGTGCTGGTCGACGCCGGGTACGTGCAGCAGCGCCGGGCCACCCGCAACACCCGGCAGCGCGTCTGGTTGTCGCTCACCGACGCCGGCCGCAGCGCGTACCAGGGTCACGTCGCCGCGCTGCGCGCGATCGTCGCCGGTGGCACCGAACCGTCCGGCGAGAGCGCCGCGCGGCACTGA
- a CDS encoding ABC transporter ATP-binding protein, whose product MTFDVRAGELFGFVGSNGAGKTTTMRIVLGVLAADSGQVRWDAEPITADTRRRIGYMPEERGLYPKMKVGEQLTYLAELHGMPRGVAQTAALQWAEELGIAGRFGDEVQKLSLGNQQRVQLAAALVHDPGILVLDEPFSGLDPVAVDVMSEVLRRKAQQGIPVVFSSHQLDLVERLCDRVGIVRSGQMVACGPVDELRDTGTARLSVLAPDAPAGWADGLPGVTVLDQQHGRTTLSLATGADDQAVLAAALATGPVHEFARQRPSLTELFRNVVSAPTAEEAAS is encoded by the coding sequence ATGACCTTCGACGTACGGGCCGGCGAGCTGTTCGGCTTCGTCGGCAGCAACGGCGCCGGCAAGACCACCACGATGCGCATCGTGCTCGGGGTGCTCGCAGCCGACTCCGGCCAGGTGCGGTGGGACGCCGAACCGATCACCGCAGACACCCGGCGCCGGATCGGCTACATGCCGGAGGAACGCGGGCTCTACCCGAAGATGAAGGTCGGCGAGCAGCTGACCTACCTGGCCGAGCTGCACGGGATGCCGCGCGGGGTGGCGCAGACGGCGGCGCTGCAGTGGGCGGAGGAGCTCGGCATCGCCGGCCGGTTCGGCGACGAGGTGCAGAAGCTGAGCCTGGGTAACCAGCAGCGGGTGCAGCTGGCCGCGGCGCTGGTGCACGACCCGGGCATCCTGGTCCTGGACGAGCCGTTCTCCGGGCTCGACCCGGTCGCGGTCGACGTGATGAGCGAGGTGTTGCGGCGCAAGGCACAGCAGGGCATCCCGGTGGTGTTCTCCAGCCACCAGCTGGATCTGGTCGAGCGGCTCTGCGACCGGGTCGGCATCGTCCGAAGTGGACAGATGGTGGCCTGCGGGCCGGTCGACGAGCTGCGCGACACCGGTACCGCCCGGCTGTCGGTGCTCGCCCCGGACGCGCCGGCCGGCTGGGCCGACGGCCTGCCCGGCGTGACCGTACTCGACCAGCAGCACGGCCGGACCACGCTGTCGCTCGCGACCGGCGCGGACGACCAGGCCGTACTGGCGGCGGCGCTCGCCACCGGCCCGGTGCACGAGTTCGCCCGGCAGCGGCCGTCCCTGACCGAACTGTTCCGCAACGTGGTGTCCGCACCGACCGCCGAGGAGGCCGCATCGTGA
- a CDS encoding aldo/keto reductase: MRYRSLGSSGLRVSVVGLGCNNFGRKLDLAGTRAVVDAALDAGITLLDTADIYGGAGTSERLLGEVLQHRRDRVVLATKFGFQSADLGYGPAAGAKGGRAYIRRAVEASLRRLRTDHIDLYQLHTPDPETPIEETLAALTELVTEGKVRYLGHSNLTGWQLAEAAHVAAAGGYAPFVSAQNQWSLLDREIERELVPAAEHYGVGVLPYFPLANGLLTGKVRRGRELPAGSRIAERAHLVTESRLNVVEALAAWGDKHDRSLLELAVGGLAAMPTCGSVIAGATTPEQVRANAAAGDWEPTADELDELLALLPTP, translated from the coding sequence ATGCGCTATCGCTCTCTGGGCAGCTCCGGCCTGCGGGTCTCCGTCGTCGGGCTGGGCTGCAACAACTTCGGACGCAAGCTCGATCTCGCCGGTACCCGGGCGGTGGTGGACGCGGCGCTCGACGCCGGCATCACGCTGCTGGACACGGCCGACATCTACGGCGGCGCGGGTACCTCCGAGCGGCTGCTCGGCGAGGTGCTGCAGCACCGCCGCGACCGGGTGGTGCTGGCCACCAAGTTCGGCTTCCAGAGCGCCGACCTGGGGTACGGGCCGGCCGCCGGCGCCAAGGGCGGCCGCGCCTACATCCGGCGCGCGGTGGAGGCGTCGCTGCGCCGGCTGCGTACCGACCACATCGACCTCTACCAGCTGCACACGCCGGACCCGGAGACGCCGATCGAGGAGACGCTCGCCGCGCTGACCGAACTGGTCACCGAGGGCAAGGTCCGCTATCTCGGACACTCGAACCTCACCGGCTGGCAGCTGGCCGAGGCGGCGCACGTCGCCGCCGCCGGCGGGTACGCGCCGTTCGTCTCGGCGCAGAACCAGTGGTCACTGCTCGACCGCGAGATCGAACGCGAGCTGGTACCGGCGGCCGAGCACTACGGCGTCGGCGTCCTGCCGTACTTCCCGCTGGCGAACGGCCTGCTCACCGGCAAGGTACGGCGTGGCCGGGAGCTGCCGGCCGGCAGCCGCATCGCGGAACGTGCGCATCTGGTCACCGAGTCCCGGCTGAACGTGGTGGAAGCGCTGGCCGCCTGGGGTGACAAGCACGACCGCAGCCTGCTGGAGCTCGCCGTCGGCGGCCTGGCCGCGATGCCCACCTGCGGCTCGGTGATCGCCGGCGCCACCACCCCGGAGCAGGTACGGGCGAACGCCGCCGCCGGTGACTGGGAACCCACTGCCGACGAACTCGACGAGCTGCTGGCCCTCCTCCCCACCCCCTGA